The genomic DNA ATCATGCTCTCACACTGACTGGTGAAAACAGCCATTTAtgttttgcagataaggaaactgagactcaggttaAATGACTGACCCCGAGTCAACATAAGTAACAGAACTGGATCTTAAATCCAGGACCTCTTAACTTCCAGTCCTGGGTTCTTTCACTAGGTAAGAGGTCTCCTTCTGCCACCCCTTAGTCCCATCACTCACCAGACCCGGCACCAAGGGCAATGTGGCTCCTTCCAAGGTATCTAGCCGGCCTTCTGCCAAAAAGAACAAGTCTTCTGGAACTGTAGGGATCTGTAAAGAGATCGGGGCAGATACAATTGTTCTTCAGAGGATGAACATTTCACATGTACTTCTTGGTAGTTCCCAGTGAGTTGACAGGATATTTTCTGCTATCccttgtaaaacatatttctggtTCCAACCATAGTCAAAACCCTAAGCACCCTTCTTCCCAACACCAAGATACATTTTGCTCCCATCTGAGGTCTTTGGTTCCAACCTGGAAAAGCCATCCTAGCACAGCAAGGAGCAGCAATTTGTTCAGAAAAAACATTCTTCTATTCTCTTCCGTTAGGATCAGGCTCCTAGGAGCAAATATAGACACTATTTTTCTAGTCATCAtatattttgtcttccttttgattttgtaGCTGACCTGGGTCATAGGAGACTCCATACTAACTCAGTCCCTTAAACCTGTTTAAAAATCtagtgaaccttattctcatcgaAACTGGCTTAGAGAGGGAATGACAAGCAcgttcaattgggtatagaaatcatcttaccctagaggaaaatgatggaagaaaggggattggggggtgggggggtggaagatgtaaagagtcagatgcaacacacttttgagaaaggacaggaagaaaggagagaaatacagctagtaataacagGGAAATAATATCGAAGGAAgttctctgaaggacttatgataaagaatgctaccccccccaaaaaaaaaactggtcaGGGAATTATATGCCCAAATCCTATTCTAAGACCACTGGTTCTGTTCTGTATCCTGGCTGCTCACCGGTATAGCTGCAACAGGAGAGAGAAGACGCTGTGGTAATAATCCAGTAAGGGAGCAATGTGGTCAACAAAAGAGAGGAACTCAACCAGCCAGGGTACGGTGAGCACCACTTGGTGGTTCTGTAACCCCTGGTGCAGTAAAGTCAGCACATCCAATACAGGAGGCACCTGGGAGGGGGAAGAATGTGTGCATCATTGATAGGCGAGGaccagataaagaactatggGTAAATGAATGAGGTAGTCATTACTGAAGAATGACAGCAAGCCCCAGTTGTTCCTTACTCTGCTCCATCTAAAGAACCCATTGAGGGTGACAGCCTCAGGTAAACTGTTCATCTTGAGCCCTGCACTGATACTCCCAACCCATCAGGTCCCTCACTTACCTGGTTCCTGAGGGCCAGAGCTGAATCTTGTAGCTCACGAGTTGGAGGTGGTTCAGGGCTTCGATAAGGAAGAAAAGCCACAAAGCCCAGAAACTTGGCCAAAAGGCGGAGACTCAGCAGCACTGAGGCAAACTGTCTTCTTTCATCCTATGGGAGGATCAAGAGAAATGAGGTCAAGATAAGTCTATAATCCACCATTAAACATCAAcattctgaaattctgtccctaAAACTGTCTTCTACCCAAAGTCTGAAGAATTCTCCCACTCTCTTCCcacttctccctcctcctcattCCTAGTCTTTTTCTACCTGCCGGTCCACATCAGACTCCCCATCCTCATCACTGGGTTCGTGCTGGGGCAAGGAAAGGTCATTAAGTTCTCGGATCTTCAAACTCAGACTGTCCATAAGGTGTTGGTTAAACTGAAaactagaaaggaagaaagaacatgACAGTGGGGAGAATAATTTGAGTAAGAATACTccagaggtaaagtgatttctATGTCTTTGAGTAGAAGGAAGGAGAGGTTGAGAGAGACTGGAATTTTAATCCCAGAgcattaaaaactaaaaagagcCTTAGAGGTCATGGAGTACAAATGCTTTATCTTATATATGAAAGAGAATGGAGAAGTATCTGCTCTGTACTTCAGGTAGCCTTTTCTAGACTCTGCTGTTGATAAGCGTTTTCCCCTTAGATGCTCACCTGCTGGCACTTAAAATGAAGTCACGGAAAAAGCCTTGCCAACCAGGAAAGGTAGGTGGTGGACAGGGTCCACTACTACTCTGAGGAGCCACCAGTCGCTCCTGCAGACGTCGAAGTCGACCCAGTTTGTCAGCACCTAGCATGCTCAACACATCTGGGTCAGGGGCCTCACCCAAAGCCATTCCTCCAGCACCTGAAGGGTTCTGACACATCTGggacagaaagaaaatatagcaGAAATACGTCAGAAACAGAACAGTTACTGGAAGAAACAGGGACCTAAGAAATTAAGATAACGACATAAGGTAACAGCATAGTAAAAGTCAAGAGAAAACTCACAATGTTAGTCAACGTAGGGTAAATAACCAGCTCTACATCTGCTTCAACCTCCTAGTTAATTTGGCAGAGTTAGGGTCACTTCTCCAATCTAAACTTATCTGTAGAGATGGAATCCCAGCTTCTAGGCTGTGGCTTCCCAAGGACCCACCACTCTTTCCTAAAATTCGAGCTGCTCCTTGTAGTATTACCTCAACCCCCTTTTCTATCTCCTGACTGCTAAGTCCCCAGGCCTGGGGGGTGGCAGTAATGTGGTCATCACCTGAAGAAGTTGTTTCTGAAAAAGTCGAACAAAATGGCCGTGACTGGAGGCTGCAGAGAGTTGACTCATTATGGACCTATGGAGTGATCAAAGGAAAGGCAGAATATGAAAAGAAGTAGGGAAAGTCTAAGTGGGAAAGAAAAAACGCTTCTCTGCATGTGTGCCCTTTAGGAGACAAGTTATAAAGATGTTAGTGGGTTTAAATCAAGCAATAGCTCAGCCCCTAAACTCTCTTATCAAGAAAAGTTATGATTATAAGTGTTCCTTTGCctataaggaaaaataagaactATAAAAGAAGCTAACTGAAGAATCCTGCCCAGGTATTTAGGGCTCCTCTGAACCCACATATAGGAATAAGGGTTAATTAAACTAATCCTGATTGAGTCACCTATGAATAGATGAATTCAAGAGTCCTTCTTTCAAATCCAAGTGGTCAGGAGGTCAATAAAAAGTGAAGCAATAACTAGTCTTGACAAAAATCCAAAGACTATCACTTCCCATCATACCCCAATCCAGTTACTGGACTGCTTCTTTgctggaggaaaggaagaaaaaacagccTATATAAATAAGGGTACCTACCTGATCCTGTTACCTAAGCCTTTCTCAAAATCCCAGCCAGGTTCCTCATGCCGATCCTCCCATTCCCGGAGCACCTCATAAAATACATCCCTAAGGAAAGAGACAATAGAATGCCTAGCCAACCAGGGCTAAAAATCTATGCCCTATAATAATCCACCCAAAGTTCACTCCAAATATGATGACAGTTTCTCAACTAAGGGATTAGTTTTACTCCAAAGCATATACTATAGccttttagatttattttaatgGACCTATGTAGATTCATCCATCTTCTCACCCCATGACCCTTAAGATTAAATGACATGCAGCTTTCTGATAGGCGGTGGAGTACAATCTATGTCAAAGAAGGACAATGGAGTTAAAAACACAAGTGGGAAATCAAATCCATTCCTTGGGCTTTATTAGTGCCTCATTAATATGAGGCTCCTGGTTCCCAGGGTAACAAACACCACCTGTCCCACAGAATAACGactacccccctcccctcccatcacCTCTGCTTCTTGAAAGTATGAAAGGCCCGGTCACTAGAGAAATTTGCACGGTTGTCTGTTTCTGGCTGAAAGGAGACAGCCTGGGCAGGGAGTGATAGCAGCAGAGAAACCTAAAGCATATCACAAAGTTAAGCCAGTAGTCCTCAGAAGTCAACCACAAACTCTCTATGCATTCACCCAGGCGCATAGAGCTGGCcttaatcacaaaaaaaaaatgaagtttgcaAATTATTTGGTTAAATCACTGGTATTCCTTGTGTTTTGCTAGTCTAAGAAAGGCCGAAGTTTTGAGTAGAGGAGTCAGGTACAGGTTAAAATGAGTACCTTAGCTGTACTGCTTTCATAGGCATCCCGGAGTCGGCCCTGCAAAGTAGGAGAGAAGCAAAGCAGACGCTCATTCTCAGCTAGCAGCTTCAATGTCCCTTTGTCCAGGTGGGAGAGAACCCTGGAGGAAGGGATGAGAATAGTCACAACAGGGAATAAGCTGCACAGAAGTGAGGAGGACAAGGATGTGAGAACTGGAGAGAGCATGACAGATTGTATCACTGAGTTTTGAGGCCCAGCCTGGCTAACATACAAATGGCCTAGTCCTGGCACAGTAAAAGGAAAAGTGGTTCTGGAattagaagacctagattcaaatcttatctctggtGTTCATTATCCGTATGGTTTTTGGCTAGTTCCCGAATATCCTTGGGtgtatttcctcctctgtaaaatgagggagccaGATTAgcatgatctctgaggtcctttccagttcaaaaTTTATGGCCCTATCAACCTCGGGGAAGAAATACAGAGTGGACGGGGACAGAAGTGTTCAAAGACTATTACAGTTCAGAGGGTAAGAAAAATAGTGTGAATATGGGCCCAAAAGAAAATAAGCGCTTACAAAGGAGGGCTGGAGAGAACGGGTCAAGAACATCAGGCATAAAAAAGAGGTGAGCCACCAACACATGGGTCATGTGGATTCAAGACTCAAGCCTGTGCCCAGAGTCAAGTTTAAGTACTCCAACGGGCTGCCAAGAAAGCAGAGGGGATTCGTGAGAAGGGTCAAGCGACTATACTAATGAAACTCACTGGAACTGATGCTCCAAAACCTGCACTGCAAAAAACACACAGTCGTGGATGCTCTGGAATAGGGGCCTCTTGAGGGGACCTAGAGGACAGGAAGGGAACATCAGCCCCGGGTGTTCTGGTCTCAGCTGTCCGGCGGATGCTTCTGCAGGGCACGCTCTCCTACTGACCCCCGAGGCTGGGTCCCAGGTCGTCATCGTCCACCTCCAGTATCCGCCGGACGGTGAGCAGCTGAAGGACGAAGAACAGCTCCAAGAAGAGGCTCGGGACCAGGTTCTCTGAAGGAGAGCGGGGCCCGTGAGAGCCCGGCCGGCGGGGCCGCCTTGGGGTGGGCCCCGGCCCCGGACCCCGGGCAGGCCTCACTCACCCGCGATGCAGGACGCATAGACTGCGGCGACCAGCTCCAGCCTCCGCGGGCAGGACACCCGGCCGGGGTCCGCGGGCTCCGGGGCCAGGCTGGCGGCTCTACTGGGGGCGGGGAGCGCGGGCTCCGGGGCGGGGAGAGCGGGGCCGGGGGCCTGCTGCAGCAGCTTGGATCTGGGGGTGCACACGGGGGCGGGGCTGGTCAGCCGTCCCGAGGCGGGGGggggcccgccccgccccgggaCCCGCCCCGCCCCGGGACCCGCACCCCCCGGGGGCCCGCACCGCCCCAGGACCCGCACCCCCCGGGGGCCCGCACCGCCCCGGGACCCGCACCGCTCCTGGCGCAGCATCTCGCGCTCCTCCTGCAGGCTGCCGCGCCCCGGGGCGGGCTCCAGGCTGGCGGCGGGCCGGCCCCGGCCGAGGGGCGGGGAGGTGAAGCAGGTCTTGGGCTTGGACAGCGGCCGCTCGGCGCTCACGCGCGTGGGGTTGATCCTCCGGGAGGGCTTCACCCTGCTGGGAGCCCCACAGGTTTCCTCCCGCTCGCGGCGCCCGCCCCCCTCCTCCcgcccttgccccccccccccggcccggcGCCGCGGGGGTCCTCACCCGGGGGGGCCGGAGCCCACGGGGGGGAACTCCTCCAGGTTGCCCAGGTTGGGGGGCTCGGCcggcgcggggccgggggcgccccGGGGCCCGCCGtccccgccgccccggccccgccgccggcCGCCCCCTCCGCGGCGGGCCGGCGGGGCGTCCCCGAGCGAGGCGGCGGCGGGCTCGGGCGGGAAGAGCTGACCGcgcgccccccggcccccgcccccgccgccgcgcGCCGGGCGCCCCAGGCCGGCCCCGGGGGCCTTGGCCGGGGTGGGCGGCCCCGGGGGCAGGGCGCGGCCGCTCTGCTCGCGCAGGAAGTTGAGCAGGAACGGCACGAAGTCCTTCCGCAGCGGCGCGAGGGGCGCCAGGGCGGCCGGCTCCGCGGGGGCGTCCTGCGGGGGGAGGGAGAAGCGTGCGGGAGGCCGCGCCGGgggcgccgccccgccccgcccgccccgcccgcGCCGGGCGCCCGTTACCTCCGCGCCGCGCGGCCCGCGCGCCAGCCACCGCACGGCGGCCGCCGCCGTCACGTCCCCGCGCAGCAGCGCCTCCAAAACGGCCGCCATCCCGCCGGGCCGTCCCTCCGCCGCTGCGCAGgcgcgcgggggcggggccgggccggggggcggggcccggcAGGAGGGGCCGGGGCCgaggggccggggggcggggcccggcAGGAGGGGCCGGGGCAGAGGGGCGGGGcccggccggggcggggcggggcccggcaggaggggccggggggcggggcccggcAGGAGGGGCCGGGGCAGAAGGGCGGGGCCCGGCaggagggggcggggcccggccGGGGCGGGGCGAGGCGCCGCGGCCCAggagcagcccccccccccgggggAGCGCGGGCACCCGGACGGGGGCGGCGCCGGCCCGCCCGCTCCCCCGCTGAGCCCGGGGCGGCTCCGTGCGAGGGCACTGCCAAGCACGAGGCCCGGCTCAGACCTTCCTTGGCGGCCCCCGCGCCACGCTCCAGCTTTTCGCCCAGAGATTGTTGGAGGGTCCCCCACGGTGGACCTCGCTTGCTAAACCGCTCCCCACCCTCGCAGCACCCCAAAACCTAGACAGCGCCCGACCGCCAGTTCCTGTACTTTTGGTTTTGCTCTTCGCATTGACATAAATCGATAAAACCGGGACAGCGTCACCCATTGCAGAACTTGACTATATTGTGAAATCACGTCTTCCCCACGCACACGGCACGACTTTGGGACAAAATCCTCACGCTCACCTGTATGGATGCCAGCATTACAGTGCAGTCGAGCAAATGGGCCTCCGGGGCCAGCCTCAGGTAGCTTCTGTTCTGACCCGACCCACCGAGGCGGGCGCCGGCAGTGGCATGTGAGGAGGGACAGGGAAATAAGACAGACTCCTGCCTGCTGGTGAAGCTACTGAACAGAGAAATGGGCAACTCATCACACAGTACCTTTAGATGTTGATCAATGGAAAAATTCCAGGTCAAACCAGCCCAGGTAAGACAGCTCCTTTATTTCAAAGGAAGGTTACAGAAGAGACAACCAACTGTATGGCAGAGACAACAATTTGCATGACCAGGCATTACTGTAGTAAGAAGGGAGTTTCCCATGGCGGGAAAGACAACAGTGATTTACAAGCTGTGTTAACAAAGCACCCATGTGTTTGCATAATTAATTCTGGAGTCCGGACCTTTTGGGGAACAAACTCCAACAGAAGCACCCTACCACCCAGCTGTGAGAAAACCTGAGGCCGGGCGAGGTGGCGGGGCTGAGCATTCTCTAATTACCTGCAGATTCAAGGAGGGACAAAGGGAACTGATTAACTCCAGTATTGCACATTTAAGGCAGTGAGATCCAGTACAAAGTGCCGCATCTGATCagatcagaggacctgagtttaaatcccatctTGACCATTTACTGACACGTTtgcaaccctgggcaaattgtttaacctctctgggcaagtttcttcatctaaaacaaGGTTAGACTAGAGTTCTGTGTTCCCTTCTGGCTCAAAATCTGTGAATCTCTTCGACTGAGTTTTAAATGTGGTGTGTGTGGCAACCAACATCTTTTTCGGTTTTATATAGTTTATCCCTCTGAGTTTGGATCATTGCTGGATGTGAACTTGCACTTAAAGTAGCATGAGCTGTTTTTGCCTTTATGAAAGGAAAGTCTGAGATTGCTTTGGTAATCTGTAGGTGTAAGAAGcttaaaaaaacaatcaaaaaaaatttcGTAGCATTTCTTACTCCTAATAACCAAATGATCATAAAAATGCAGTCAGAGCTGGAATTT from Macrotis lagotis isolate mMagLag1 chromosome 4, bilby.v1.9.chrom.fasta, whole genome shotgun sequence includes the following:
- the CDAN1 gene encoding codanin-1 isoform X5 encodes the protein MAAVLEALLRGDVTAAAAVRWLARGPRGAEDAPAEPAALAPLAPLRKDFVPFLLNFLREQSGRALPPGPPTPAKAPGAGLGRPARGGGGGGRGARGQLFPPEPAAASLGDAPPARRGGGGRRRGRGGGDGGPRGAPGPAPAEPPNLGNLEEFPPVGSGPPGRVKPSRRINPTRVSAERPLSKPKTCFTSPPLGRGRPAASLEPAPGRGSLQEEREMLRQERSKLLQQAPGPALPAPEPALPAPSRAASLAPEPADPGRVSCPRRLELVAAVYASCIAENLVPSLFLELFFVLQLLTVRRILEVDDDDLGPSLGGPLKRPLFQSIHDCVFFAVQVLEHQFQVLSHLDKGTLKLLAENERLLCFSPTLQGRLRDAYESSTAKVSLLLSLPAQAVSFQPETDNRANFSSDRAFHTFKKQRDVFYEVLREWEDRHEEPGWDFEKGLGNRIRSIMSQLSAASSHGHFVRLFQKQLLQMCQNPSGAGGMALGEAPDPDVLSMLGADKLGRLRRLQERLVAPQSSSGPCPPPTFPGWQGFFRDFILSASSFQFNQHLMDSLSLKIRELNDLSLPQHEPSDEDGESDVDRQDERRQFASVLLSLRLLAKFLGFVAFLPYRSPEPPPTRELQDSALALRNQVPPVLDVLTLLHQGLQNHQVVLTVPWLVEFLSFVDHIAPLLDYYHSVFSLLLQLYRSLILTEENRRMFFLNKLLLLAVLGWLFQIPTVPEDLFFLAEGRLDTLEGATLPLVPGLDTLPVVDQQLLYTCCPFIGELRKLLASWVSGSSGRSGGFVRKITPTSTTALGSQTPKTFQGLQAELARAFFHNQPPSLRRTVEFVAERVGSNCIKHIKATFVADLVRQAESLLQEQLGEQEQEGGASAQLLEALCDQICTEGGQALTQGREFCRKKGPEAVRVLLPEETSPAVLRSAEDIAVGLAIEKACAWLSANITGDSSFLPIALIRREVKAAVSRTLRAQGPDVAAQGERRGCSRACEHHAPLPSHLISEIKDVLALTVGPRDPEEGITPEQLETLLQQLRETLQCRQFLCPISEQQLAKCSVELASFLVADQVPTLGPSTPHRLERGETLALLQTLLSLWHEDFQVPVPLQLLLSPRNVGLLADTRPREWDLLLFLLRGLVDRGLMGRVEIETCLRSLHQASWPELMAQGHRNGTRYTFAKS
- the CDAN1 gene encoding codanin-1 isoform X7, with product MAAVLEALLRGDVTAAAAVRWLARGPRGAEDAPAEPAALAPLAPLRKDFVPFLLNFLREQSGRALPPGPPTPAKAPGAGLGRPARGGGGGGRGARGQLFPPEPAAASLGDAPPARRGGGGRRRGRGGGDGGPRGAPGPAPAEPPNLGNLEEFPPVGSGPPGRVKPSRRINPTRVSAERPLSKPKTCFTSPPLGRGRPAASLEPAPGRGSLQEEREMLRQERSKLLQQAPGPALPAPEPALPAPSRAASLAPEPADPGRVSCPRRLELVAAVYASCIAENLVPSLFLELFFVLQLLTVRRILEVDDDDLGPSLGGPLKRPLFQSIHDCVFFAVQVLEHQFQVLSHLDKGTLKLLAENERLLCFSPTLQGRLRDAYESSTAKVSLLLSLPAQAVSFQPETDNRANFSSDRAFHTFKKQRDVFYEVLREWEDRHEEPGWDFEKGLGNRIRSIMSQLSAASSHGHFVRLFQKQLLQMCQNPSGAGGMALGEAPDPDVLSMLGADKLGRLRRLQERLVAPQSSSGPCPPPTFPGWQGFFRDFILSASSFQFNQHLMDSLSLKIRELNDLSLPQHEPSDEDGESDVDRQDERRQFASVLLSLRLLAKFLGFVAFLPYRSPEPPPTRELQDSALALRNQVPPVLDVLTLLHQGLQNHQVVLTVPWLVEFLSFVDHIAPLLDYYHSVFSLLLQLYRSLILTEENRRMFFLNKLLLLAVLGWLFQIPTVPEDLFFLAEGRLDTLEGATLPLVPGLDTLPVVDQQLLYTCCPFIGELRKLLASWVSGSSGRSGGFVRKITPTSTTALGSQTPKTFQGLQAELARAFFHNQPPSLRRTVEFVAERVGSNCIKHIKATFVADLVRQAESLLQEQLGEQEQEGGASAQLLEALCDQICTEGGQALTQGREFCRKKGPEAVRVLLPEETSPAVLRSAEDIAVGLAIEKACAWLSANITGDSSFLPIALIRREVKAAVSRTLRAQGPDVAAQGERRGCSRACEHHAPLPSHLISEIKK
- the CDAN1 gene encoding codanin-1 isoform X8, with protein sequence MAAVLEALLRGDVTAAAAVRWLARGPRGAEDAPAEPAALAPLAPLRKDFVPFLLNFLREQSGRALPPGPPTPAKAPGAGLGRPARGGGGGGRGARGQLFPPEPAAASLGDAPPARRGGGGRRRGRGGGDGGPRGAPGPAPAEPPNLGNLEEFPPVGSGPPGRVKPSRRINPTRVSAERPLSKPKTCFTSPPLGRGRPAASLEPAPGRGSLQEEREMLRQERSKLLQQAPGPALPAPEPALPAPSRAASLAPEPADPGRVSCPRRLELVAAVYASCIAENLVPSLFLELFFVLQLLTVRRILEVDDDDLGPSLGGPLKRPLFQSIHDCVFFAVQVLEHQFQVLSHLDKGTLKLLAENERLLCFSPTLQGRLRDAYESSTAKVSLLLSLPAQAVSFQPETDNRANFSSDRAFHTFKKQRDVFYEVLREWEDRHEEPGWDFEKGLGNRIRSIMSQLSAASSHGHFVRLFQKQLLQMCQNPSGAGGMALGEAPDPDVLSMLGADKLGRLRRLQERLVAPQSSSGPCPPPTFPGWQGFFRDFILSASSFQFNQHLMDSLSLKIRELNDLSLPQHEPSDEDGESDVDRQDERRQFASVLLSLRLLAKFLGFVAFLPYRSPEPPPTRELQDSALALRNQVPPVLDVLTLLHQGLQNHQVVLTVPWLVEFLSFVDHIAPLLDYYHSVFSLLLQLYRSLILTEENRRMFFLNKLLLLAVLGWLFQIPTVPEDLFFLAEGRLDTLEGATLPLVPGLDTLPVVDQQLLYTCCPFIGELRKLLASWVSGSSGRSGGFVRKITPTSTTALGSQTPKTFQGLQAELARAFFHNQPPSLRRTVEFVAERVGSNCIKHIKATFVADLVRQAESLLQEQLGEQEQEGGASAQLLEALCDQICTEGGQALTQGREFCRKKGPEAVRVLLPEETSPAVLRSAEDIAVGLAIEKACAWLSANITGDSSFLPIALIRREVKAAVSRTLRAQGPDVAAQGERRGCSRACEHHAPLPSHLISEIK
- the CDAN1 gene encoding codanin-1 isoform X4 produces the protein MAAVLEALLRGDVTAAAAVRWLARGPRGAEDAPAEPAALAPLAPLRKDFVPFLLNFLREQSGRALPPGPPTPAKAPGAGLGRPARGGGGGGRGARGQLFPPEPAAASLGDAPPARRGGGGRRRGRGGGDGGPRGAPGPAPAEPPNLGNLEEFPPVGSGPPGVKPSRRINPTRVSAERPLSKPKTCFTSPPLGRGRPAASLEPAPGRGSLQEEREMLRQERSKLLQQAPGPALPAPEPALPAPSRAASLAPEPADPGRVSCPRRLELVAAVYASCIAENLVPSLFLELFFVLQLLTVRRILEVDDDDLGPSLGGPLKRPLFQSIHDCVFFAVQVLEHQFQVLSHLDKGTLKLLAENERLLCFSPTLQGRLRDAYESSTAKVSLLLSLPAQAVSFQPETDNRANFSSDRAFHTFKKQRDVFYEVLREWEDRHEEPGWDFEKGLGNRIRSIMSQLSAASSHGHFVRLFQKQLLQMCQNPSGAGGMALGEAPDPDVLSMLGADKLGRLRRLQERLVAPQSSSGPCPPPTFPGWQGFFRDFILSASSFQFNQHLMDSLSLKIRELNDLSLPQHEPSDEDGESDVDRQDERRQFASVLLSLRLLAKFLGFVAFLPYRSPEPPPTRELQDSALALRNQVPPVLDVLTLLHQGLQNHQVVLTVPWLVEFLSFVDHIAPLLDYYHSVFSLLLQLYRSLILTEENRRMFFLNKLLLLAVLGWLFQIPTVPEDLFFLAEGRLDTLEGATLPLVPGLDTLPVVDQQLLYTCCPFIGELRKLLASWVSGSSGRSGGFVRKITPTSTTALGSQTPKTFQGLQAELARAFFHNQPPSLRRTVEFVAERVGSNCIKHIKATFVADLVRQAESLLQEQLGEQEQEGGASAQLLEALCDQICTEGGQALTQGREFCRKKGPEAVRVLLPEETSPAVLRSAEDIAVGLAIEKACAWLSANITALIRREVKAAVSRTLRAQGPDVAAQGERRGCSRACEHHAPLPSHLISEIKDVLALTVGPRDPEEGITPEQLETLLQQLRETLQCRQFLCPISEQQLAKCSVELASFLVADQVPTLGPSTPHRLERGETLALLQTLLSLWHEDFQVPVPLQLLLSPRNVGLLADTRPREWDLLLFLLRGLVDRGLMGRVEIETCLRSLHQASWPEDFSEELATLSCLFLAEPQVPGPRLRACELMRPPRGTVLAQS
- the CDAN1 gene encoding codanin-1 isoform X2 → MAAVLEALLRGDVTAAAAVRWLARGPRGAEDAPAEPAALAPLAPLRKDFVPFLLNFLREQSGRALPPGPPTPAKAPGAGLGRPARGGGGGGRGARGQLFPPEPAAASLGDAPPARRGGGGRRRGRGGGDGGPRGAPGPAPAEPPNLGNLEEFPPVGSGPPGVKPSRRINPTRVSAERPLSKPKTCFTSPPLGRGRPAASLEPAPGRGSLQEEREMLRQERSKLLQQAPGPALPAPEPALPAPSRAASLAPEPADPGRVSCPRRLELVAAVYASCIAENLVPSLFLELFFVLQLLTVRRILEVDDDDLGPSLGGPLKRPLFQSIHDCVFFAVQVLEHQFQVLSHLDKGTLKLLAENERLLCFSPTLQGRLRDAYESSTAKVSLLLSLPAQAVSFQPETDNRANFSSDRAFHTFKKQRDVFYEVLREWEDRHEEPGWDFEKGLGNRIRSIMSQLSAASSHGHFVRLFQKQLLQMCQNPSGAGGMALGEAPDPDVLSMLGADKLGRLRRLQERLVAPQSSSGPCPPPTFPGWQGFFRDFILSASSFQFNQHLMDSLSLKIRELNDLSLPQHEPSDEDGESDVDRQDERRQFASVLLSLRLLAKFLGFVAFLPYRSPEPPPTRELQDSALALRNQVPPVLDVLTLLHQGLQNHQVVLTVPWLVEFLSFVDHIAPLLDYYHSVFSLLLQLYRSLILTEENRRMFFLNKLLLLAVLGWLFQIPTVPEDLFFLAEGRLDTLEGATLPLVPGLDTLPVVDQQLLYTCCPFIGELRKLLASWVSGSSGRSGGFVRKITPTSTTALGSQTPKTFQGLQAELARAFFHNQPPSLRRTVEFVAERVGSNCIKHIKATFVADLVRQAESLLQEQLGEQEQEGGASAQLLEALCDQICTEGGQALTQGREFCRKKGPEAVRVLLPEETSPAVLRSAEDIAVGLAIEKACAWLSANITGDSSFLPIALIRREVKAAVSRTLRAQGPDVAAQGERRGCSRACEHHAPLPSHLISEIKDVLALTVGPRDPEEGITPEQLETLLQQLRETLQCRQFLCPISEQQLAKCSVELASFLVADQVPTLGPSTPHRLERGETLALLQTLLSLWHEDFQVPVPLQLLLSPRNVGLLADTRPREWDLLLFLLRGLVDRGLMGRVEIETCLRSLHQASWPEDFSEELATLSCLFLAEPQVPGPRLRACELMRPPRGTVLAQS
- the CDAN1 gene encoding codanin-1 isoform X9, which translates into the protein MAAVLEALLRGDVTAAAAVRWLARGPRGAEDAPAEPAALAPLAPLRKDFVPFLLNFLREQSGRALPPGPPTPAKAPGAGLGRPARGGGGGGRGARGQLFPPEPAAASLGDAPPARRGGGGRRRGRGGGDGGPRGAPGPAPAEPPNLGNLEEFPPVGSGPPGRVKPSRRINPTRVSAERPLSKPKTCFTSPPLGRGRPAASLEPAPGRGSLQEEREMLRQERSKLLQQAPGPALPAPEPALPAPSRAASLAPEPADPGRVSCPRRLELVAAVYASCIAENLVPSLFLELFFVLQLLTVRRILEVDDDDLGPSLGGPLKRPLFQSIHDCVFFAVQVLEHQFQVLSHLDKGTLKLLAENERLLCFSPTLQGRLRDAYESSTAKVSLLLSLPAQAVSFQPETDNRANFSSDRAFHTFKKQRDVFYEVLREWEDRHEEPGWDFEKGLGNRIRSIMSQLSAASSHGHFVRLFQKQLLQMCQNPSGAGGMALGEAPDPDVLSMLGADKLGRLRRLQERLVAPQSSSGPCPPPTFPGWQGFFRDFILSASSFQFNQHLMDSLSLKIRELNDLSLPQHEPSDEDGESDVDRQDERRQFASVLLSLRLLAKFLGFVAFLPYRSPEPPPTRELQDSALALRNQVPPVLDVLTLLHQGLQNHQVVLTVPWLVEFLSFVDHIAPLLDYYHSVFSLLLQLYRSLILTEENRRMFFLNKLLLLAVLGWLFQIPTVPEDLFFLAEGRLDTLEGATLPLVPGLDTLPVVDQQLLYTCCPFIGELRKLLASWVSGSSGRSGGFVRKITPTSTTALGSQTPKTFQGLQAELARAFFHNQPPSLRRTVEFVAERVGSNCIKHIKATFVADLVRQAESLLQEQLGEQEQEGGASAQLLEALCDQICTEGGQALTQGREFCRKKGPEAVRVLLPEETSPAVLRSAEDIAVGLAIEKACAWLSANITGDSSFLPIALIRREVKAAVSRTLRAQGPDVAAQGERRGCSRA